TAAGTTAGGGTTAATGACTTAATGGTGATTGGGCAAATTTCATTTTCTAAATGGTAGATGGgtgatattttatataatttagataTTATCTTTCGATGGTGGTGAACGTCGGTACATGGAAATTTTGACATTTAATTAAGGTAGATTTTAAGTGTTAGTGGAAGTACTTTTCATTACCAATCTTTTTTTCACATATCAATTTGGCCTTCTTTTAGAGCTTTTATTCTTCTTTGATCTTGACTACTCCACTTTGAGAGAagcaaattttattgaattaagtaaagaaaaaataatcaatttattttacttttttctctcaatttcatttttcCCCTTTGGTTACATGTAAGCTCGTGAGCACCCATTTTAATTATaggaataattatattaaatcaaaatataaagactaaatagtctagatttttgataaattaattattttattttatttcaaaaattaacaaaaaaatgaagaaaatattaattaaaagttttttttgcAATTcatctgttttctttttttttttggcaagaacaattcatttattattattagagGAAGTCACATCATCTAAACAtgtattatttcaaaatttaaattttttaacaaaataaaaaaaatatgtacctAAATAATAGACTAAAACGTAAACAAATATTTCCTTAAATAGTGAATTAATAAAAAAGTCAATGGAATTTGGTGATTAATCAACACTACCGTTCGTTATTAATTAAGGCAAAAACATTGGTTATTATTAACGCAAAAACGAGTAACACAAAACCCTTTTATGaattatttgcttatttttttaagtgaataaataaaataaatatcatttaaataattaaaataaatataacaattttatttttaatcaagtCATTAGATTTATATTTACTACACCCATATTATATATGATTGGTTTAACAAATGATAACATCTTAGAGTTTATATTTGTTGTAATCacaataaaattagtaaaattaagggaaaaaaaggtgagaaaataagaaattaaatccGACTgtaattaattcattaaatttataATAGAAAAAGTGTTGTTCTTCAATTCAAATTTGATTTGaagaaattctatttttatttgatttataacTAATTCTAATCCTTTCATAATTTCCTTTATAGTATAAAAAATTggtgaaaatttatatttaaaaaatataaaattgatttaaaatttaaaattttaaaaataaaataagaaatttaatgagaattatCCAAACCAAATCAAAGTAAATAAGACCGGatttacatatatgtatgtaaatctttaataatattttgttaaaaactaacctgaaataaataataaaaaagaagtcaaaaaaagaacaaataaggGTAATTAAGGAAAAGCGAAATAAAAGAAATCCCACATCAAGGCGGACAGTCAGGAGCCGACCTTCTCTTATTCGTCCACAGTTATATATAAGCCAATTCACTCCACCTGTAAACCTTGTGGAACTCTCCCTTTTGGCTTCAACCTCTCTTTTCTACGCTACAAGTAACCATGCCATCAGGGGCTCCGCCGCCCCTACCACCGCCACCATATACGCCTTCACAACAACCTCCACCACCAGTACTATCACCACCACCGATAAGAATCACCCGAACCAAAACACCCACCGGCGGCATACTTTTAGGCAAGTATCAATTGGGTCGTATGTTGGGACAAGGAAGCTTTGCCAAAGTTCACGAAGCGACTTCAATCGACGACGGAAACACCGTCGTGGCGATCAAGGTTATAGACAAGACCAAAACCGTGGATGCCGCCATGGAACCGAGGATAATCAGTGAGGTTTCCGCCATGCGCCGGCTACAACATCACCCAAACATTCTTAAAATCCACGAAGTTATGGCTACAAAAACGAAGATCTACCTCGTCATGGAACTGGCAACCGGCGGTGAACTTTTCGGTAAATTGTTAAACCGTGGCCGGTTAAGCGAAGGAACTGCGCGTAGGTACTTTACCCAACTCGTCTCCGCCCTTCATTTCTGTCACCAAAACGGCGTCGCCCACCGTGATATGAAGCCACAAAATgttttgttggacaaaaatgggaacGTCAAAGTTTCCGACTTTGGTCTCTCGGCTCTACCGGAGCAACTACACGACGGGCTTTTACATACGGCTTGTGGTACACCGGCTTATACGGCTCCTGAGGTTGCTCGGAGTAAACCGTACGAGGGTTCTAAAGCCGATGCTTGGTCTTGTGGGGTGATATTATTTGTTATGTTGGCCGGTTATTTACCCTTTGATGATCATAATTTGATAGGTATGTATAAAAAGATTGCTCGTAGGGAATACAAGTTTCCAAAATGGATATCAAAGCAAACAAGAGCTATAATATGGCAGCTTTTGGATCCTAACCCAGATACTAGAATGACCTTGGATAAGGTAATGGAAACTTCATGGATTAAGAAAGCATTATCTACGTATCGATCATCACACAAGGAGAACGAGAGTTTATTACATGGGAGGAAATTAAAGCATGAGATGATTTGTAATGGAGTTAATGCTTTTGATATAATATCTTTGTCTTCAGGGTTGGATTTGTCTGGTCTTTTTGAAGGAGGTAATGATGACATTAGGAAGGAGAAGAGGTATACTACTTCAATGGAGGTTGATGAGGTTATGGAGAGGGTTATGGAGGCTGGGGAGAGAATGGGGTATAGGGTGGAGAAAGGGAAAAGAGGGGTTTTGGGATTGGGGAAAGGGAAGGTGGTGTTGACGGTGGAGGTGGTCGAGATTGCTGAATTGTTTGTTTTGGTGGAGGTTAAGGTGGTGGAAGGTACGGTGGAGTTTGATGAAGGGCAATGGTTGAATTTAGAAACTGGCCTTGGAGACCTATTTGTTTCTTGGGATGATCATATCGTGGGtgattgatttttgtttttgtaatttacaagaagtttctttcttttctttccttttaattttttggtCAATTATTTAGGAGTGGTGGGGTTTATTTCAGTATTTAATCAATGTAAATGATCAATTTTATAGTGATATTTAGTAGTTTCTTTTATAAATCCTCCAGAATATTGGATtcaattcttgaagaaagaaaaaagttgaaaatataTAGAGTTTGATGTGAATGAGATATTTTTGGTTACAAATACTGTTTATACACAGGTGAATCTCAGGTTGAGATCTTATATCTCATGAACATATCTGCAATTAATGGTAACAACTTGTGAAAATAGATTATATAAGTCACCAAAATCTCACATTCATATGAATGTAAGTATGGggttttttaaaacaaaatataaatcaGTCAACACACAAGCTGATATTTCATCGAATCTTGCATTCATAtgaaaaaaaacacaacttgatTTACATAATAATGCAGCCTAATTAGTTCAAGTTATATAACATAACTTGCCACGGACTACCAGCTATACATTTGTGAGGCCGCCTTTGATTGAAGTTGTCTATGAGACCATCTCTAGGCTATACACTGATCGAGATAATCTAAGCATagtcatcatcatcttcatcttcatccaTTCCAACCACTGAGAAGAGGGTTGCCATCCATGCTGGCAAACCACTCTGAGCATCCCTCTTCCTTGAAACTTGCAGCCTGTTAACAGCACTCTTCGGAACTCCGCATTTCACGAGAATGGATCATAGTGATTTGAATGTACTATCGTCAGGTTGAATACAAGCATTCACCATTTCTTTAAAAAGTCTAACTGCTTCCCTGAATCTCCCATCCATGGCGTACAATCCGAGCACGTTGTTGTAACTCAACAAATCAGTTAGAAGTCCCAGTTCTCTCATCTGTCTAGCTATATGAGTGGCTTCTTCAAACCTCCCGTTTCTTTTATACATACATAGCATCATTGCATATGTAAATTCGTTAGCATCTCCGTTTTGCTTCAAGTTATCGAAAATCGCTTCGGCTTGCGTAACCATAGAACGCTCACTGTAGAGATCGATCATACAATTTGACGAATACACATCAGGGCGGAAGCCTGACGACTGGAGAAGCATGTAAACTTCCTGTGCTTCTTTCAAATAACCAACTTTCGTATAAAGCTTAATCAATGAGTTGTAAATAACAGCATTTCCAGGCAATCCAGCACTTTTCATTTCATTAACGTACCTCGTAGCTTCTTTAACACTCCCAATATCAGCAAAAGCATTTATCAATACGCCATAGACGACAACATCAGGCTCCACCTTAGACTGAACCATCTCATTTTATACTCCTTCAGCCATTCCCAATCCTCCCAATTTCACAAAACTTGATATCACAGCACAATATGGGATGCAATCACTTACAAGTCCAGCTTCTTgcatcttcttcaagtagccttttGCCACGTGTGGTAAGTCCGCACTCGTCAAAATCTGTATGAGAGAACTATAACTGCATTTATCCGGAACTACACCATGACTCTGCATGCTATCAAATAGCCGGCATGCTTTATCGTAACTCTTCCCTATTCCGTAGgctttaatcattacattaaacTCGAGGACAGTAAGCCTCTTCATTTCTTGGCAACACAAGAAAATATTTTCAGCTTCGGAAACATGTCCCCTCTCCCCAAAGGCATCAATGTTGGCAGAGTAGCCCTCTGAACTCATATTCCCTGCAAGGTGAAACCTCCTAAACCATAACCATGACTTCTCGAGCATCCCAGCTTCTATGTACATTCTGGTAAGAGCAGATTGTGTATATTCATCAATTTCAAGATGTCTTTCATCCATTTCGTGTATGAGCTCTTCCGCTTCGCTAACCATTTGCCTTATCGAGTATGCATACAAGAGGGTGCGGTAACTAACAAGATCTGGTTCAAGGCAGGCCTCCTTCATCTTTGCAAAGTAACCTGCTGCCATCTTTATATTATCATACTTAGCATGAAGGGATATGAGAATATTATATGTTCTTGTGTCAGGTAGGCACCGAACCTCCTCCATCTTCTTCATCAGTGAAGCCACTTCTTTCAACTGTCCGTGGTTACCACAAATGTGAATCATAGTATTAAAAGTAACAGTAGTTGGAACAATCCCTTCTCTAAGCATGATTTCGAATGTTTCAGAAGCCTCTCGAATCTGCCCTGCCTTGCCATATGTATCTATCAAAGTATTATATGTATACGAGCTTAAATGTGAATCACTTCCCACTGCACTGGATGTTCACTTCCTTCACGCCTCAAAGATCCATTCAATGACCACTTCTTGAAAAACTCCTCAGCTTTTTGAAACTCGCCGGCTTTCTTATACAACTGCACGACGATCCCCATAGTTACCTCATCAGGCTCAATCCCTTGCTTATTCATCCTCCCAAGCCAACAAAGAGCTTGTTGCTTCATCCCACCTTTACTGTAAACATCAATCAAAGTACCATAAGTAGAATTAATAGGCTCAACCCCTCTAAAGCTCATCTCATTCCATAACTTCTCAACATAACCCCATTTATGAGCTTTACCAAGAATTCTAAACATAATGTTATAATGAATTACATTCAACTCATAACATCGTTTTCTCTTAAACCACTCAAAAATCTCTAAAGCCCTGCCCCAATTTGGTTGTTCCTTCAAAATTATACTCCTTTCCTTGTTACTTAACTTTTCAGCCCATGGCTTTAGTGCCTCATCCAAATCCTTAACGTTCTCCAAAGCTCCCAAAATCGCTGGAATACAACCTCCATAAGAAACCCGTTTCGTCGAACACTTGGCGTGCATTTTATCCACCAAAATTTTCCCATTAACCACACCAAAATTTCCTCTATTATTCGCAAGCCTGAAACTTTCCCTCGATTTTTCTCTCCTTTCTCTATCTGGGTTTTTCTCCAAAGTCTGGTTGCTTGACTCAGCCTGATTATCAAGACTCTGTTTTCGACCTCCATTGAATTTCTTGGTTCCTCCTCCATTGGGAGTCTCGAGAAGCCTTTGATGCTTGGTTTTGGTGACGGGTTCGAGTTTTTCTATAGGAGAAAGTGAAACTGAAAGTGAAGCTCCATTGATGTTGGGCAGTGAAGTTTTGGTAGAGCATAAAATGTTGAAGCAACTGGTATCAAGCTGGATTTTTACAAACATTTCTGTAATGGGAAAATCCGTGAAAATTGAAGTGATGAATCGAGAATTTTAGTACCAGAAGCTATATAACATGTTTGTGTGGGTAATGGGTTTAGGATTTGGTTGTAAAAACATGAATGAAGGTTTTGCTGTTAAAACGATATTCAATTGCTGCAGCATCCTTGACTTGGCTATTTTAGATATCTAAATGGGTTTTACGGCGTCGTTTCATTTCCCCTTCATTTTTAACTGAGACAAGTATTTACTACTAAccacattttaatatttttctgtCAACATACATAAAATATTCTCTCGAgtctataaataaatatttatttcaaccattttaataaacaagactctatatatttttttaattttaaacaatattattattttaaaattttaattaaaatattttaaaatttacggatcaatttaaaatctaaatgatagtacaattcatattcaaagaaaattacgtatatatgtatttataaattgatccatatattttaaatgtattcTATGTTAATTTTGGATGACTATTTATCAATACAGGAATAGCTTGATTGATATActacttaattagaaaatttaaagtttatagaCTAATTAATCCAAATAATAGTTTAAGGACAATTGTTGTAATTAACCCAACATCTACAACGACAGGTAGATTAATAAAAAGAACTAGATTATATGATAGAAACAATTTATTGTGAAGTTCATGgaacaattttaaatttgaatgataaatttgaaAATGTTTGTTGCAATTAACCCTAAAAAGTTGCATAATTAGAATAACTTGGATAATTTGTGGACCTTGATGATTTTTTATCGCCTAATTTGACGGTTAAATAGATGGAATAACTCTTTTGATTGGACCCAATTAGAATGTTTGAAGaccaattaattaaataatagttCAAGGATGATTGTTGGAATTAACCCAACATCTACCATGACATGAAGATTAATAAAAGAACTTGATTGATATGACACATGAAATTTCTTGgaacaatttaaattttgaacataattttaaaacatttgttgtAATTAACCCTAAAAAGTTACAGAATTAGAAGAAATTGGGTAATTTAAGTACCTTTGTAACAATTAAGCCTGTTTGAGAATGGATAAAATTTAAGTACTTTGTAGCAATGAATCCTGTTTAAGGagaacttttatttaaaatattgttgAGAGTGGGCTTTGAACCCACGCCCTTTCGGACCGGAACCTTAATCTGGCGCCTTAGACCAACTCGGCTATCTCAACAGTTTGTTCGGTAAGTTGAAACGTTTAATATTTATTAGAAGTAGTTTATGCaagaattttatatatttatcaaaGGAATAAAGTAAGAGTGAgcaattgtattttttaaaatatatagttaTTTTTAAGGATTAATAGACCTaaataatcttaattttttttatcatttgagtttttttaatattttctttaacTAAAATGGTATGAGTACACTTTAACTAGTCCAAATATTTACAATAGAGGTTACGTTTATAAATtctatcacatgaaaattatatatttagaatataaatgtttgtttaaaaataataaacaataaataataaaatgtattatttgaaattaattgATAATAACACATCAAATatgtaatatatttaaaatgaaaaaatcaattaaatgttgagtaaaacATGATGTAAACATGTAAATACATCagattaagaatattgaattcaTTACAATGATTTATTATGCCgtcgagttaacttgtgacattagcttaatcaacaacattatcaatatataaattaaaataggcCATTAAGGGGTAGATGTTAGCTATGAATTTTAAATCTACTCCATAGTCAGAACGATGATCGAACCCTTAACATTAATTAAGGTAGGAGATCTCTTGTCATCTTACCTAACTTTcgagatttatttttttaatacaatagaAATTATATACgtaaaaattgaaagaatgatTAGGTATAAAAACACTTTAAtcgtaaaatataattttattttacttaatttaaaaaaaattattttatctttat
This window of the Gossypium hirsutum isolate 1008001.06 chromosome A09, Gossypium_hirsutum_v2.1, whole genome shotgun sequence genome carries:
- the LOC107928574 gene encoding CBL-interacting serine/threonine-protein kinase 7; this translates as MPSGAPPPLPPPPYTPSQQPPPPVLSPPPIRITRTKTPTGGILLGKYQLGRMLGQGSFAKVHEATSIDDGNTVVAIKVIDKTKTVDAAMEPRIISEVSAMRRLQHHPNILKIHEVMATKTKIYLVMELATGGELFGKLLNRGRLSEGTARRYFTQLVSALHFCHQNGVAHRDMKPQNVLLDKNGNVKVSDFGLSALPEQLHDGLLHTACGTPAYTAPEVARSKPYEGSKADAWSCGVILFVMLAGYLPFDDHNLIGMYKKIARREYKFPKWISKQTRAIIWQLLDPNPDTRMTLDKVMETSWIKKALSTYRSSHKENESLLHGRKLKHEMICNGVNAFDIISLSSGLDLSGLFEGGNDDIRKEKRYTTSMEVDEVMERVMEAGERMGYRVEKGKRGVLGLGKGKVVLTVEVVEIAELFVLVEVKVVEGTVEFDEGQWLNLETGLGDLFVSWDDHIVGD